The Mycteria americana isolate JAX WOST 10 ecotype Jacksonville Zoo and Gardens chromosome 25, USCA_MyAme_1.0, whole genome shotgun sequence genome includes a window with the following:
- the LOC142420720 gene encoding uncharacterized protein LOC142420720: protein MCSRQTSGGCHETSSQSGGCHSGGSCCGGGSSSSYQAQGSSCCGSCCSGGSSGYGMGGGYSGGSGGSGQKIIISSGGGGGGSSGCCSGGSSSGGSSGAKIIIGGGSSGGSSGCCSGGSSGYGMGGGYSGGSSGSKSIIGGGSSGGSSGCCSGGSSGGSSGAKIIIGGGSSGGSSGCCSGGSSGYGMGGGYSGGSSGSKSIIGGGSSGGSSGCCSGGSSGGGGSSYGMGGGYSGGSSGSKSIIGGGGSGGSSGCCSGGSSGGSSGAKIIIGGGSSGGSSGCCSGGSSGYGMGGGYSGGSSGSKSIIGGGSSGGSSGCCSGGSSGGSSGAKIIIGGGSSGGSSGCCSGGSSGYGMGGGSSGGSSGSKSIIGGGGSGGSSGCCSGGSSGYGMGGGYSGGSGGSGQKIIVSSGGGGGGSSGCCSGGSSGGSSGGKIIIGGGGSGGSSGCCSGGSSGGSGGSSGHTIIISSGGGSGGSCQSTQQKCPLVMPNIVSHQTKQACHWPPSHQK from the exons ATGTGCTCCAGACAGACCTCCGGAGGCTGCCATGAAACGTCCTCCCAGTCCGGCGGATGCCACAGCGGGGGCTCCTGCTGTGGGGGGGGCAGCTCCTCCAGCTACCAGGCACAGGGCTCCTCCTGCT gtggaTCCTGCTGCAGTGGGGGCTCCTCAGGCTATGGCATGGGAGGAGGATACAGCGGTGGCAGTGGGGGATCAGGCCAGAAGATCATTATTAGCTcaggtggtggaggaggtggctcgtctggatgctgcagtggggGATC ATCCAGTGGTGGATCTTCAGGAGCGAAGATCATCATTGGAGGTGGAAGTAGTGGGGGATCttctggatgctgcagtggggGCTCCTCAGGCTATGGCATGGGAGGAGGATACAGTGGTGGGTCTTCAGGATCAAAGAGCATAATTGGAGGTGGAAGTAGTGGAGGATCCTCAGGGTGCTGCAGTGGGGGATCCAGTGGTGGGTCTTCAGGAGCAAAGATCATCATTGGAGGTGGAAGTAGTGGAGGatcctctggatgctgcagtggaggCTCCTCAGGCTATGGCATGGGAGGAGGATACAGTGGTGGGTCTTCAGGATCAAAGAGCATAATTGGAGGTGGAAGTAGTGGAGGATCCTCAGGGTGCTGCAGTGGGGGATCCAGTGGTGG tggaggATCCAGCTATGGCATGGGAGGAGGATACAGTGGTGGGTCTTCAGGATCAAAGAGCATAATTGGAGGTGGAGGTAGTGGAGGATcatctggatgctgcagtggggGATCCAGTGGTGGATCTTCAGGAGCAAAGATCATCATTGGAGGTGGAAGTAGTGGAGGatcctctggatgctgcagtggaggCTCCTCAGGCTATGGCATGGGAGGAGGATACAGTGGTGGGTCTTCAGGATCAAAGAGCATAATTGGAGGTGGAAGTAGTGGAGGATCCTCAGGCTGCTGCAGTGGGGGATCCAGTGGTGGGTCTTCGGGAGCAAAGATCATCATTGGAGGTGGAAGTAGTGGAGGatcctctggatgctgcagtggaggCTCCTCAGGCTATGGCATGGGAGGAGGATCCAGTGGTGGGTCTTCAGGATCAAAGAGCATAATTGGAGGTGGAGGTAGTGGAGGATCCTCTGGGTGCTGCAGTGGAGGCTCCTCAGGCTATGGCATGGGAGGAGGATacagtggtggcagtgggggatCTGGCCAGAAGATCATTGTGAGCTcaggtggtggaggaggtggctcctctggatgctgcagtggggGATCCAGTGGTGGGTCTTCAGGAGGCAAGATCATCATTGGAGGTGGAGGTAGTGGGGGatcctctggatgctgcagtggaggATCCAGTGGTGGCAGTGGCGGTTCCTCAGGCCACACAATCATCATCAGCTCTGGAGGGGGCAGCGGTGGGTCCTGCCAGTCCACACAGCAGAAGTGCCCTCTTGTCATGCCCAACATCGTGTCCCATCAGACCAAGCAGGCCTGCCACTGGCCCCCCAGCCACCAGAAGTAA
- the LOC142420726 gene encoding uncharacterized protein LOC142420726, with the protein MGSHQQKGDGHGIGGGGGSCHGGGGGGSCHSSGEGGSLGYQTQGSSCHGGGGSSSCSGGGGAIYQTHISSSSFGGGGGSGHQSQGSIIGGGGGGGGGGGSGHQGQGPICITGGGGGGGGGGSYGSGHQSQGPICIGGGSMGGGGGGGSGHQSQGPICIGGGGGGGGGGGGSGHQSQGPICIGGGGGGGGGGSGHQSQGPICIGGGSSGGGGGGGSGHQGQGPICIGGGSIGGGGGGGSSHQGQGPICIGGGGGGGGGSGYQGQGPICISGGGGGGGGGGSGHQSQGPICIGGGSGGGGDGGSGHQSQGPICIGGGSGGGGGSGHQGQGPICIGGGSIGGGGGGGGSGYQGQGPICIGGGGGGGGGGGSGHQSQGPICIGGGSGGGGGGGGSGHQGQGPICIGGGSIGGGGGGGGSSHQGQGPICIGGGGGGGGGGGSGHQSQGPICIGGGSGGGGGGSGHQGQGPICIGGGSIGGGGGGGGGGGSGHQGQGPICIGGGGGGGGGGSGYQGQGPICIGGGSIGGGAGGSGGSGHQGQGSICIIGGGGSGHQSQGSSSIGGGGGGGGLSSSGGLSIQQQTQPISWPPQTKHK; encoded by the exons ATGGGTTCCCATCAGCAGAAGGGCGACGGCCATGGCATTGGTGGTGGAGGAGGTTCATGCCacgggggtggaggaggaggatcCTGCCACAGTAGTGGTGAAGGAGGATCTCTAGGATACCAGACCCAAGGATCGTCCTGCCacggaggaggaggcagcagcagctgcagcggcGGTGGTGGTGCTATTTACCAGACCCACATATCATCATCCTcctttggaggaggaggaggttcagGCCACCAGAGCCAAGGATCCATCATTGGTGGCggcggaggtggaggaggaggtggtgggtcAGGCCACCAGGGACAAGGACCCATCTGCAttactggaggaggaggaggtggtggtggtggaggcaGTTATGGTTCAGGCCACCAAAGTCAAGGCCCCATCTGCATTGGAGGTGGTagcatgggaggaggaggaggaggtggttcaGGGCACCAAAGCCAAGGTCCCATCTGTattggtggtggtggaggtggaggaggtgggggtggtggttctGGCCACCAGAGCCAAGGCCCCATCTGCATTGGTGgtggcggcggaggaggaggtggtggttcAGGTCATCAAAGCCAAGGCCCCATCTGCATTGGTGGAGgaagcagtggtggtggtggtggaggtggttcAGGCCATCAGGGCCAAGGCCCCATCTGCATTGGAGGTGGCAgcataggaggaggaggaggaggtggttccAGCCACCAGGGCCAAGGCCCCATCTGCATTGGTGGTGGtggcggaggaggaggtggttcTGGCTACCAGGGCCAAGGCCCCATCTGCATTAGTGGTggtggcggaggaggaggaggtggtggttcAGGTCATCAAAGCCAAGGCCCCATCTGTATTGGTGGAGGAAGCGgtggaggaggagatggtggTTCAGGTCATCAAAGCCAAGGCCCCATCTGTATTGGTGGAGgaagcggtggtggtggtggttcagGCCACCAGGGCCAAGGCCCCATCTGCATTGGAGGTGGCAgcataggaggaggaggaggaggaggtggttctGGCTACCAGGGCCAAGGCCCCATCTgcattggtggtggtggtggaggaggaggaggtggtggttcAGGTCATCAAAGCCAAGGCCCCATCTGCATTGGTGGAGgaagcggtggtggtggtggtggaggtggttcAGGCCACCAGGGCCAAGGCCCCATCTGCATTGGAGGTGGCAgcataggaggaggaggaggaggaggtggttccAGCCACCAGGGCCAAGGCCCCATCTgcattggtggtggtggtggaggaggaggaggtggtggttcAGGTCATCAAAGCCAAGGCCCCATCTGCATTGGTGGAGGAAgcggtggtggtggaggtggttcAGGCCACCAGGGCCAAGGCCCCATCTGCATTGGAGGTGGCAgcataggaggaggaggaggaggtg gaggaggtggtggttcTGGCCACCAGGGCCAAGGCCCCATCTgcattggtggtggtggtggaggaggaggaggtggttctGGCTACCAGGGCCAAGGCCCCATCTGCATTGGAGGAGGCAGCAtaggaggaggagcgggggggaGTGGTGGTTCAGGCCACCAGGGTCAAGGATCCATCTGCATCATTGGGGGGGGTGGCTCAGGCCACCAGAGCCAAGGATCATCCTCTattggaggaggtggtggtggaggtggtttATCAAGTTCTGGAGGTCTGTCCATTCAACAGCAGACCCAACCAATCTCCTGGCCACCACAGACTAAACACAAGTAG